Proteins encoded by one window of Cytobacillus sp. IB215665:
- the dinG gene encoding ATP-dependent DNA helicase DinG has protein sequence MYSRFVVIDIETTGNAVKSNDKIIQIAAVVIEDGQIIDRFSSFVNPNREIPTFISELTGITNLMVKDAPTFSKIAPIIIKMLENSYFVAHNVPFDLTFLQEEMKSHGFSELTNPSLDTVELARILYPTKDSYKLSDLSADFVVEHLQPHRADSDAEVTAMLFLELIHKLNSLPLVTLEALKKHAVYLKSDVIGIIAHVIEHNHLLGEEVQTGLTIVRGLAIRTHSNLNRSDNLQQQAFGQLKNDLPSLLKKHIVNFELREGQLHMMDVVDKALQTNQHAIIEAGTGSGKTLAYLLPAALFAITKNKPIIISTYTVQLQEQLVDNEIKILRDMLDVPLKIAVLKGKRHYMNLWKFERSLAYLDSNYDVILTKCQILVWLLETTTGDVDELNLTSGGLLFWDEINENSHTLLNNNNPWKSYEFYHKARNEAHQADVIITNHSLLLTDLQAEQSSLLPDYDVAIIDEAHQLERIASECFGDYINYNYFVFLFAKIGSLDQPSLLSNAFHVFSDKHLSVDSFRIIDHLIKNLKAEVDDLFRMLRAIILKNNNDGQAYRSQYRFNVSAEYGREWKASLELVRRVRMQMIELVSTMQTQYIAIKSIEHKLSVHDKREIDLFFSFIEKFNHTQQVLESILLVDNQESVSWMETDTKGAQNAVKLYTQPIDVSDLLADEFFSKKHSVILTSATLNGHESFKHIINQLGLEDFYPLTEFVPSPFAYEKQALLCIPNDVPLIKETSIEDYIANIANHIVAIANKLQGRMLLLFTSYDMVREMYSQLKVKTELDDFVILAQGSSSSSRSKLSKTFQEISKSILLGTSSFWEGVDLVGEQLASVGIIRLPFSSPDDPISAAKNEKIRINGGNPFTELALPDAIFRFKQGVGRLIRHKSDKGIIFVFDRRLTTTSYGKQFLAAVPTIPVIEDSIDRLLYIIEEWH, from the coding sequence ATGTACTCTCGTTTTGTAGTCATAGATATAGAAACAACTGGAAATGCAGTTAAAAGTAATGACAAAATTATTCAAATTGCGGCTGTGGTCATTGAAGATGGACAAATCATTGACCGCTTTTCCAGTTTTGTAAATCCCAATCGTGAAATTCCTACTTTTATAAGTGAACTTACTGGTATTACTAATTTAATGGTAAAAGATGCTCCAACGTTCTCCAAGATAGCACCTATAATTATTAAGATGCTTGAAAATTCTTATTTTGTAGCTCACAATGTTCCGTTTGATTTAACGTTTTTGCAAGAAGAAATGAAGTCACATGGGTTTAGTGAACTAACTAATCCATCCTTAGATACTGTTGAGTTAGCTAGGATATTGTATCCAACTAAAGATAGTTACAAATTGTCAGATCTTTCAGCTGATTTTGTAGTTGAACATCTGCAGCCTCATCGTGCTGACAGCGACGCTGAAGTGACAGCTATGCTGTTTTTGGAACTAATTCATAAATTAAACTCCCTGCCGTTAGTGACATTAGAAGCGTTAAAAAAGCATGCTGTTTATTTGAAAAGTGATGTTATTGGAATTATTGCACATGTGATAGAACATAATCATTTGCTAGGAGAAGAAGTACAGACGGGTCTGACTATCGTTCGGGGGCTTGCGATAAGAACGCATAGTAATTTGAATCGGAGTGACAACCTACAACAACAAGCATTTGGACAATTAAAAAATGATCTTCCATCATTATTGAAGAAGCATATTGTAAATTTCGAGCTTCGTGAAGGTCAACTACATATGATGGATGTTGTTGATAAAGCATTACAAACGAATCAACATGCCATCATTGAAGCTGGAACGGGCTCTGGCAAAACACTTGCATATTTACTACCTGCAGCTCTTTTTGCCATAACTAAAAATAAGCCAATTATTATAAGTACGTATACCGTCCAACTTCAAGAGCAGCTAGTTGACAATGAAATAAAGATATTGAGGGACATGTTAGATGTGCCACTGAAAATAGCTGTATTAAAAGGTAAACGACATTATATGAATTTGTGGAAATTTGAACGCAGTTTAGCATATTTGGATAGTAATTATGATGTGATTTTGACAAAATGTCAAATACTTGTTTGGTTGTTAGAAACGACAACAGGTGATGTAGATGAACTGAATCTTACCTCTGGTGGTTTGTTATTTTGGGACGAAATAAATGAAAATTCGCATACATTGTTGAACAATAACAATCCTTGGAAGTCTTATGAATTTTATCATAAAGCACGAAATGAAGCTCACCAGGCAGATGTTATAATAACAAATCACTCGCTATTATTGACGGATTTACAAGCTGAACAAAGTTCTTTATTACCAGACTATGATGTGGCAATTATCGATGAGGCACATCAATTAGAGCGGATTGCTAGTGAATGTTTTGGAGATTATATTAATTATAATTACTTCGTCTTTTTATTTGCAAAGATTGGCTCACTTGACCAACCTAGCCTACTTTCGAACGCTTTTCACGTATTTAGCGACAAACATTTAAGCGTAGATTCATTTCGGATTATCGATCATCTAATTAAAAACCTAAAGGCTGAAGTTGATGATTTATTTAGAATGCTACGAGCAATCATCCTTAAAAATAACAACGATGGTCAAGCGTATCGTTCACAATATAGATTTAATGTTAGTGCAGAATATGGAAGAGAGTGGAAAGCGTCACTTGAGTTGGTCAGGAGAGTAAGGATGCAAATGATTGAGCTTGTGAGTACAATGCAAACTCAATATATAGCAATTAAATCCATTGAACACAAGTTATCTGTCCATGATAAACGTGAAATCGATTTATTCTTTTCTTTTATAGAAAAATTTAATCATACTCAACAAGTATTAGAATCAATACTATTAGTTGATAATCAAGAGTCAGTTTCATGGATGGAGACAGATACAAAAGGGGCTCAAAACGCGGTAAAGCTATATACACAGCCAATTGATGTTTCAGATCTATTAGCTGATGAGTTTTTTTCTAAAAAGCACAGCGTAATTTTAACATCAGCTACTTTAAATGGCCATGAGTCCTTTAAGCATATAATTAACCAACTTGGCCTTGAGGACTTTTATCCGTTAACTGAATTTGTACCATCGCCTTTTGCATATGAGAAGCAAGCTCTACTATGCATACCAAATGATGTTCCGCTTATTAAAGAGACTTCTATAGAAGATTATATAGCTAACATTGCAAATCATATTGTAGCAATTGCGAACAAATTACAAGGTAGAATGTTACTGTTATTTACTTCTTATGACATGGTTAGAGAAATGTATAGCCAACTGAAGGTGAAAACTGAATTAGATGACTTTGTCATTTTAGCACAAGGTTCTAGCAGTTCTAGCCGGTCAAAGCTTTCCAAAACGTTTCAAGAAATATCCAAATCAATTTTACTTGGTACATCAAGTTTTTGGGAAGGGGTTGATTTAGTAGGAGAACAGTTAGCTAGCGTTGGTATCATAAGACTACCTTTTTCATCACCTGATGATCCCATTTCAGCAGCAAAAAATGAAAAAATACGTATTAATGGTGGTAATCCGTTTACAGAATTAGCATTGCCAGATGCTATTTTCCGCTTCAAACAGGGGGTTGGAAGATTAATAAGACATAAAAGCGATAAAGGGATAATATTTGTGTTTGATCGCCGTCTTACAACAACATCCTATGGTAAACAATTTTTAGCAGCTGTACCAACAATCCCAGTTATTGAAGATTCAATTGATCGGTTACTTTATATAATTGAAGAGTGGCATTAG
- the panD gene encoding aspartate 1-decarboxylase: MYRTMMNAKIHRARVTEANLNYVGSITIDQDILDAVGMIANEKVQIVNNNNGARIETYIIPGERGSGVICLNGAAARLVQQDDIVIIISYKLINEADLSEHQPKIAIMDENNQITELIGKEPARTVM; encoded by the coding sequence ATGTACCGTACAATGATGAATGCAAAAATACATCGCGCCCGAGTAACAGAGGCAAACTTAAATTATGTTGGAAGTATAACAATTGATCAAGACATTCTTGACGCAGTTGGTATGATTGCAAATGAAAAAGTTCAAATTGTTAATAATAATAATGGAGCTAGAATAGAAACATATATTATTCCAGGTGAAAGAGGTAGTGGAGTTATATGTTTAAATGGTGCTGCGGCTAGGCTTGTACAGCAAGATGATATCGTTATTATAATTTCGTATAAATTGATCAATGAGGCTGATTTATCAGAACATCAACCAAAAATTGCAATTATGGATGAAAATAATCAGATAACTGAACTTATAGGCAAAGAGCCAGCAAGAACAGTTATGTAA
- a CDS encoding pyridoxal phosphate-dependent aminotransferase — protein sequence MKLAHRVSSLTPSTTLAITATAKELKEQGHDVIGLGAGEPDFNTPQHIIDASITAMNEGKTKYTPSGGLPTLKKEICEKFSKDQGIHYDLSEIIVCTGAKHALYTLFQVLLNEGDEVIIPSPYWVSYPEQVKLADGHPVFVKGEEENEFKITGEQLKGAITERTKAIIINSPSNPTGMLYSKEELAELGEICLQHNILIISDEIYEKLVYGNSAHVSIAQISPQLKEQTIIINGVSKSHSMTGWRIGYAAGNKEIIKAMTNLASHSTSNPTSIAQYATLAAYNGSQQPVEDMRVAFEERLNIIYEKLIQIPGFTCIKPKGAFYLFPNAKEAAKLAGLKDVDELAKALLEEEKVAIIPGSGFGAPDNLRLSYATSLDQLEKAIERINHFMKVQCHA from the coding sequence ATGAAATTGGCACATCGAGTATCTTCATTAACACCTTCAACAACATTGGCTATTACTGCTACTGCAAAAGAACTTAAGGAACAAGGGCATGACGTAATAGGGTTAGGAGCTGGTGAACCAGATTTCAATACTCCACAGCATATTATTGATGCATCTATTACAGCAATGAATGAAGGTAAAACTAAATACACACCATCTGGTGGCCTCCCAACTTTAAAGAAAGAAATATGTGAAAAATTTAGTAAAGATCAGGGGATTCATTATGATTTATCTGAAATAATTGTATGTACTGGTGCGAAACACGCACTTTATACACTATTTCAAGTCCTTCTTAATGAGGGTGACGAAGTAATTATACCTTCTCCATATTGGGTGAGCTATCCTGAGCAAGTAAAATTAGCAGATGGACATCCTGTGTTTGTAAAGGGTGAAGAAGAGAATGAGTTTAAAATTACTGGTGAACAACTTAAGGGAGCAATTACAGAACGTACTAAAGCCATTATTATTAATTCTCCAAGTAATCCTACTGGGATGTTATATAGTAAGGAAGAATTAGCAGAGCTAGGTGAAATATGTTTACAACATAACATCTTAATTATTTCTGATGAAATTTATGAAAAGCTCGTATACGGCAATAGTGCGCACGTTTCGATTGCTCAAATATCTCCACAATTAAAAGAGCAGACGATTATTATCAATGGTGTATCAAAATCACATTCAATGACTGGATGGAGAATTGGGTATGCTGCAGGTAATAAAGAAATTATTAAAGCAATGACGAATCTTGCAAGTCACAGTACATCTAACCCAACGTCAATTGCACAATATGCCACTCTTGCTGCATATAATGGCTCTCAACAGCCTGTTGAAGATATGCGTGTAGCGTTTGAAGAACGTTTGAATATTATTTATGAAAAATTGATTCAAATTCCGGGCTTCACTTGTATTAAACCTAAAGGGGCATTTTACCTTTTTCCTAATGCTAAGGAAGCAGCTAAATTAGCAGGTTTAAAAGACGTAGATGAATTAGCTAAAGCTCTTTTGGAAGAAGAAAAAGTTGCAATCATTCCAGGGTCAGGTTTCGGAGCTCCTGACAATTTACGACTTTCATACGCAACATCACTTGATCAATTAGAAAAAGCAATTGAAAGAATTAATCATTTTATGAAAGTGCAATGTCATGCATAA
- a CDS encoding DUF5590 domain-containing protein: MKKRIIPISVISIIILFILIGYLYLSAMKPIEIAEDIAINIAKKEAQMQTIQKVYTYHGTEAYSVVLGEDQSEQVIAVFIPEDVKKPIVIKNQADGTTEQQIIDMVNKEQNPKKIISVTLGMDGNIPIWETVYIDHQNRYVYHYSYFESGTKRKRYIIS, encoded by the coding sequence ATGAAAAAAAGGATTATCCCAATATCTGTTATTAGCATTATTATTTTATTCATATTAATTGGATATTTGTATTTAAGTGCAATGAAGCCCATTGAAATCGCTGAAGATATAGCAATTAACATAGCTAAAAAGGAAGCACAAATGCAAACTATTCAAAAAGTATATACATATCATGGAACAGAAGCATATTCTGTTGTGCTTGGTGAAGATCAGTCAGAGCAAGTGATAGCAGTTTTTATCCCAGAGGATGTTAAAAAACCTATTGTTATTAAAAACCAAGCAGATGGCACAACAGAACAACAAATCATTGACATGGTTAACAAAGAACAAAATCCAAAAAAAATCATATCAGTAACGTTAGGGATGGATGGAAATATACCAATTTGGGAAACGGTTTATATTGATCATCAAAACCGATACGTTTATCATTACTCTTATTTTGAATCAGGCACTAAACGCAAAAGGTATATAATATCCTAA
- the panC gene encoding pantoate--beta-alanine ligase has product MIVISKILDMQTMIKEYRQKGMSIGFVPTMGFLHEGHISLMKHARPQNDIVVASIFVNPLQFGPNEDFDSYPRDIDRDEKMASDAQVDILFYPDVHEMYNSAMSTTVVVNDRVNVLCGKSRPGHFDGVATVLTKLFNIVSPDNVYFGMKDAQQVAVVDGLIKDFNFPINIVPIETVREANGLAKSSRNVRLTNIERQQAPYLYKSLQLAKERIKLGEKDPNTIIALITDYIDTHTDGNIDYVELYSYPKLTALSKISGNIIIAIAVKFTEVRLIDNITMEVCKEE; this is encoded by the coding sequence ATGATCGTCATTAGCAAAATATTAGATATGCAAACAATGATTAAAGAGTATCGGCAAAAAGGCATGAGTATAGGTTTTGTGCCAACGATGGGATTTTTACACGAAGGACATATCTCTTTAATGAAACATGCTCGTCCCCAAAATGATATTGTTGTGGCTAGCATTTTTGTAAACCCTTTGCAATTTGGTCCAAATGAAGATTTTGATTCATATCCACGTGATATAGATAGAGATGAAAAAATGGCAAGTGATGCGCAAGTTGACATATTGTTTTATCCTGATGTTCATGAAATGTATAATTCAGCAATGTCAACTACTGTCGTTGTGAACGATCGTGTCAATGTTCTTTGTGGAAAATCGAGACCTGGACATTTTGATGGAGTGGCAACTGTCTTAACAAAATTATTTAATATTGTGAGCCCTGATAATGTATACTTCGGTATGAAAGATGCTCAACAGGTTGCTGTTGTTGATGGTTTAATTAAAGATTTTAACTTTCCAATTAACATAGTTCCCATTGAAACTGTTCGAGAAGCAAACGGTTTAGCAAAAAGTTCTCGAAATGTCAGGCTAACTAATATAGAGAGACAACAAGCACCATATTTATATAAAAGCTTACAACTAGCTAAAGAACGAATTAAGCTAGGTGAAAAAGACCCAAATACAATTATTGCCTTAATTACTGATTATATTGACACACATACTGATGGAAATATTGATTATGTAGAATTGTATTCCTATCCTAAATTAACTGCCTTATCTAAAATTAGTGGCAACATCATTATAGCAATCGCAGTTAAGTTTACAGAGGTAAGGTTGATTGATAATATTACTATGGAAGTTTGTAAGGAGGAATAA
- a CDS encoding DnaD domain-containing protein, which yields MSKDKMLDWLDQGSISIPKLLLQNYVQIGLNEQELMLILHVYSFIEQGNKFPTPNELAIRMTLSTEECTDILRLLLKRSYIRIEEGSDEHGKINEQYSLQPLWEKVLMSFVSETAVEEPSQEDINLYVMFEEEFGRPLSPFEGETLSMWLDQDQYNPIIIKTALREAVLSGKLNFRYIDRILFEWKKNGIKTVEQAQSYGKNIRKHQQKRSSTQEGEYKRTIPFYNWLEQQ from the coding sequence ATAAGTAAAGATAAAATGCTTGACTGGCTTGACCAAGGCAGTATCTCTATCCCAAAATTGCTGTTACAAAACTACGTACAGATTGGTCTTAATGAACAGGAACTTATGTTAATTTTACATGTATATTCTTTTATAGAACAAGGAAACAAATTTCCTACTCCAAATGAATTAGCTATTAGAATGACACTTTCAACAGAAGAGTGCACGGATATATTACGATTGTTATTAAAAAGATCGTATATTCGTATTGAAGAAGGCAGTGATGAACATGGAAAAATTAATGAGCAGTATTCATTGCAACCATTGTGGGAAAAAGTTTTAATGAGCTTTGTATCAGAGACTGCAGTCGAAGAACCTAGCCAAGAAGATATAAATTTATATGTGATGTTTGAAGAAGAGTTTGGTCGACCTTTATCCCCATTCGAAGGTGAAACATTATCTATGTGGCTTGATCAGGATCAATATAATCCAATCATTATAAAGACAGCATTGCGTGAAGCAGTACTATCAGGAAAATTAAATTTTAGATATATTGATCGCATTTTATTTGAGTGGAAAAAGAATGGGATAAAAACTGTTGAACAAGCTCAAAGTTACGGTAAAAATATTCGTAAGCATCAACAAAAACGTTC
- a CDS encoding YpmA family protein, translating into MESKIEVLSTLKIAHSSDLYKIVDNLNRTLKGQDLMFGLALDENDEKTAVFTIYRT; encoded by the coding sequence ATGGAAAGTAAAATTGAAGTATTATCTACTTTAAAGATTGCACATTCTTCTGATTTATACAAAATTGTCGATAATTTAAATCGTACTTTAAAAGGACAAGATTTAATGTTTGGACTAGCTTTAGATGAAAATGATGAAAAAACAGCAGTTTTTACCATTTATCGTACGTAA
- the asnS gene encoding asparagine--tRNA ligase yields the protein MKTTITEVSKYVGQEVTIGAWLANKRSSGKIAFLQLRDGTGFIQGVVVKAEVEEEVFKLAKSITQETSLFVTGTVQEDERSPFGYELTVTNIKVISESVDYPITPKKHGTEFLMDNRHLWIRSKRQHAVMKIRNEIIRATYEFFNNNGFVKVDPPILTGSAPEGTTELFHTKYFEEDAYLSQSGQLYMEAAAMALGKVFSFGPTFRAEKSKTRRHLIEFWMIEPEMAFYEFEDNLQVQEQYVAYIVQAVLKNCALELKILGRETETLSKITAPFPRITYDDAIKFLHDKGFDDIEWGDDFGSPHETAIAESFDKPVFITHYPTALKPFYMQPDPNRDDVVLCADLIAPEGYGEIIGGSERIHDAELLAQRMKEHDLSPEAYQWYLDLRQYGSVPHSGFGLGLERTVAWLSGVEHVRETIPFPRLLNRLYP from the coding sequence GTGAAAACGACAATTACTGAAGTAAGTAAGTATGTTGGACAAGAGGTAACCATTGGAGCTTGGTTAGCTAACAAACGTTCAAGTGGAAAAATCGCTTTTCTACAGTTAAGAGATGGCACAGGATTCATTCAAGGGGTTGTAGTTAAGGCTGAAGTTGAAGAAGAAGTATTTAAGCTTGCTAAATCAATCACACAAGAAACTTCATTGTTTGTAACAGGTACGGTTCAAGAAGATGAACGGTCACCTTTTGGATATGAATTAACAGTAACAAATATTAAAGTGATAAGTGAATCGGTTGACTACCCGATAACACCTAAAAAGCATGGTACAGAATTTTTAATGGACAATCGTCATTTGTGGATACGCTCGAAACGACAGCATGCAGTTATGAAAATACGTAATGAAATCATTCGTGCAACGTATGAATTTTTCAATAACAATGGCTTTGTCAAAGTAGATCCACCAATTTTAACAGGAAGTGCTCCTGAGGGGACAACGGAATTATTCCATACTAAATATTTTGAAGAGGATGCTTATCTATCCCAAAGTGGTCAATTATATATGGAGGCTGCTGCGATGGCTTTAGGAAAAGTATTTTCTTTTGGCCCTACTTTCCGTGCAGAAAAGTCTAAGACTCGTCGTCATCTAATCGAATTTTGGATGATTGAACCGGAAATGGCATTCTACGAGTTTGAAGATAATTTACAAGTACAAGAACAATATGTAGCCTATATCGTTCAAGCAGTGTTGAAAAATTGTGCACTTGAATTGAAAATTTTAGGGAGAGAAACTGAAACACTTAGCAAAATTACAGCACCATTCCCACGTATTACGTATGATGATGCAATTAAGTTTTTACACGACAAGGGCTTTGACGATATTGAATGGGGAGATGATTTTGGTTCTCCTCATGAAACTGCAATTGCAGAAAGTTTTGACAAACCAGTATTTATAACACACTACCCGACAGCATTAAAACCATTTTATATGCAGCCAGATCCTAATCGTGACGATGTTGTGTTATGTGCTGATTTAATTGCTCCAGAAGGATATGGTGAGATTATTGGTGGCTCTGAACGCATACATGATGCTGAATTATTAGCTCAACGTATGAAAGAGCATGATTTATCTCCAGAAGCTTATCAATGGTATTTAGATTTACGTCAATACGGTTCGGTTCCTCATTCTGGATTTGGTTTAGGATTAGAAAGAACAGTAGCATGGCTTAGTGGTGTTGAGCATGTACGTGAAACAATACCATTCCCACGTTTATTAAATCGTCTATATCCTTAA